In Haloarcula limicola, the genomic stretch ATGACCGGGAAGGGGCGCATCTGGCCCTTCTTCACCGGCGAGCGCGGCGAGTACGAACTGCTGCTCGACGACCCGGACTTCGAGCCAGCGGACCTCCTCGGGACGCTCGCGGCCTTCGCCAACGACGGGCGGATGCTCCCCGAACAGGTCTGGGACGAGGACGGCGAGAACGACTTCGACTGGGAGTTCGGCGAGGGCACGTCGAGCGCGACGCCGCTCTCGTGGACCAACGCGCAGTTCGTCAGGCTGGCGTGGAGCGTCGACGCCGGCGAACCCGTCGAGACGCCCGCCGTCGTCGAAGAGCGCTACGGTGGTAGTCCGCTGGCGACCGGGCCCGAGCTGGACGTGAGCGTCGAACGCGACGGCGATACCGCCCGGATCACCGGTCACACGGACGGCGACGACCTCGTGGTGAAGACGCGCGCAGAGACGGCCCGCGTGGACGGCGGCGACGTGGACGTGACCGTCGCCCTCGACGACGCGGCTCGCGTTACCGTCGTCGCGGCGACCGGCGACCTCCCGGCGGTCGGCACGACGGCCGTCGTCGAGTCGGTCTGAGAATCGGCGGTCGACCTCGACGCCGCGATCGTCTGTAAGGACGAAAAAGTATTACAGCAGATTTTATAATGAGGGACGTGTTGGGTAGTGGCAATGACGCTTCGGACATCGTTGAACGATTACAAGCGCAACCGGGACCACGACCGGAAGTTCCCGGGCGAACTCCGCTCTACGACTGGCACTTTCTCTGGGCGCGGTGACCGTCTCGTCCACGTGAACGACGACGGCGCACTGCAGGACTACTCCTACCCGCTAAGCGGCCTCTCGGGCGTCGATAGGTCCCGCTTCGGCGTCGGCGGAGAGTGGTTCGACGCCGACGCCGACCAGCGGTACGACGACGCGGGCGTCGTCGAGACGGTCCACGACCGCGGGAAGTGGCAGGTCCACCAGCGAGACCTGACCCTCGGCCGCGCGCACGTCACCCAGTTCGAACTCGCCGGCGACGCTCCGACAGACGCCGACCTGCAGGCGTACGTCGGATTCGCACCCGACGGCCGCGAGGGACAGACCAGTCTCTTGGTCCACGAGAACGCCGTCGAGGCCTACCACCGCCGCGAGCACGACTACGTCGGCGCGTCGACAGCCATCGACGCCGCCCACGGACAGATCCCCGAGCGGTTCGACGAACTGGTCGGCGACGACCCCGTCGAGTTCCCGCGTCGAACCGACGAGGAGCGGTACGAGGACGCGGTGATGACCGGCGGCGTCCTCCTCACCGCGCCGTTCGAAGACGGAGTCGTCACCGTCGTCACGCTCCTGGCCGAACGAGGCGAGACGGACCGCGAGTCGGCGCTCTCGACCGTCGAAGCGGTCGTCGACGAGTACGGCGACGCCGACTCGCTTCGGACCGAGAGCGCCGCGGCGCGCGACTGGTCGCTCCCCGATTCGACGCCGCGACGCGAGACCGTCGTCTCCGACCTGCGCGTCGTCTCGCTGCTGTCGGCCGAGAACGGGGCCCGCATCGCCGGCCCGGACTTCGACCCCTTCTACGTCACCTCCGGCGGCTACGGCTACACGTGGTTCCGCGACGACAGCGAGATCTCGCGGTTCCTCCTCGACAGCGCGCGGACGCTCGGCGTCGACATCGACCACTGGCACCAGCGGTCCGCGGACTTCTACTGCCGGAGCCAACTCGACGACGGGAGCTGGCCCCACCGCGTCTGGCCCGGCGACGAGACGCTCGCGCCCGGATGGGCCAACGCCCGCCTCGAAACCGGCGCGGACACCGACTATCAGGCCGACCAGACCGGCAGTATCGTCGGCTTCCTCGCCACCTTCCTGCGGACCGGCGA encodes the following:
- a CDS encoding glycoside hydrolase family 15 protein, whose translation is MTLRTSLNDYKRNRDHDRKFPGELRSTTGTFSGRGDRLVHVNDDGALQDYSYPLSGLSGVDRSRFGVGGEWFDADADQRYDDAGVVETVHDRGKWQVHQRDLTLGRAHVTQFELAGDAPTDADLQAYVGFAPDGREGQTSLLVHENAVEAYHRREHDYVGASTAIDAAHGQIPERFDELVGDDPVEFPRRTDEERYEDAVMTGGVLLTAPFEDGVVTVVTLLAERGETDRESALSTVEAVVDEYGDADSLRTESAAARDWSLPDSTPRRETVVSDLRVVSLLSAENGARIAGPDFDPFYVTSGGYGYTWFRDDSEISRFLLDSARTLGVDIDHWHQRSADFYCRSQLDDGSWPHRVWPGDETLAPGWANARLETGADTDYQADQTGSIVGFLATFLRTGDPDDPEGLERTIEAAVDSLDDTLEDDGLPIACQNAWENMQGRFVHTAATFLHAYAAVARAPVSTELRDHARAQADAVLDGLNGLWTGEFYALREHEGELDERLDSGSLALPDAFREYAAVADLSAATLDRLVTHVEATLDGLERETDAIRGLVRFEGDDWRCHGQADEKVWTVSTAWGANAAAELGSLLDDVDDDRAADAYRRSRDLLNEILPGGSLVRANGYLPEQLFDDGTPDSATPLGWPHALRLATIAHLEEAGEGRVSTPEAAE